In one window of Helianthus annuus cultivar XRQ/B chromosome 17, HanXRQr2.0-SUNRISE, whole genome shotgun sequence DNA:
- the LOC110919780 gene encoding uncharacterized protein LOC110919780, producing MAPYELLYGRKCRTPVCWGEIGQRELAPSDLIAVTNEKIKLVRARLKAAQDRQKAYSDKRRRPIEFQVGDLVLLKVSPWKGIIRFRKRGKLGPRYIGPFKILARVGTVAYRLELPPALDGIHNNFHVSQLRKSLADETALVPLDDIELDKGLNYVERPMAIKDVKVKKLRNKAVRQVLVQWRHRKGSELTWEAEDEMKKHYPFLFGTYTLKNIEWEVYKSKGNKS from the exons ATGGCTCCGTATGAATTACTGTACGGGAGGAAATGTAGAACTCCCGTATGCTGGGGAGAAATAGGGCAAAGAGAGCTTGCGCCAAGTGATTTAATAGCAGTAACGAATGAAAAGATTAAGTTGGTTAGAGCTCGACTGAAAGCAGCACAGGATCGACAAAAGGCTTATTCAGACAAAAGAAGACGTCCCattgaatttcaagtcggagacttGGTTCTGCTGAAAgtgtccccatggaagggtataatcCGCTTTCGCAAACGTGGTAAGTTGGGTCCTCGTTATATTGGGCCGTTTAAAATCTTGGCTCGTGTTGGAACGGTTGCATATCGATTAGAATTACCGCCTGCTTTAGACGGAATTCACAATAACTTCCACGTGTCGCAATTGAGAAAGAGTCTTGCGGATGAAACCGCGTTAGTACCACTCGATGACATCGAGTTGGACAAAGGGTTGAATTATGTCGAAAGACCAATGGCCATTAAAGATGTCAAGGTGAAGAAGCTCCGCAACAAAGCAGTTCGGCAAGTGTTGGTGCAATGGCGGCACCGAAAGGGGTCGGAACTCACATGGGAAGCAGAAGACGAGATGAAAAAGCACTACCCGTTTCTTTTTGGTACGTACACACTTAAGAATAT AGAATGGGAGGTTTACAAATCAAAGGGTAATAAGTCTTAA